TAAATCCAGCCTATTTAGGGCGATTGTTTAAAAAAGAAACCGGTTTTACTTATTGTGATTATCTTAATAAAATTCGCCTGCAATATGCAAAACAACTTTTAGAAAGAACGGATTTGCATATCTATCAAATAGCAGATAAGGTAGGATATAAAAATTCTGATTATTTTATAATAAAATTTAAAGAATGTGAGAACTGTACACCACTTGAATATAAAAATAAGCAATCTAGTTTATGTTGACAATAAGCGTTTGAATATATATAATTATTAACGAGATAAAAAATAAATAGAAAAATTATCTTGAGTTATAATATTATCAGTAAAGTATTTTTATATGATCTTCAAAAGAGATTTATATAATAAAAATATTAAAACTGATATTGATAATTTTCCTAAAAGTAATTATGCCGTTCTAATAATCTTTACTATTTACGGTATTATAAGGGGGTGAATATAATGACTCATGTGATTTCTGATGAATGTATTCTTTGTGGTGCTTGTGAACCTGAATGCCCTGTTGATGCAATAAGCCAGGGGGATAGCCAGTATGAAATTGATGCAGATGCTTGTATTGATTGTGCAGCATGTACTGGAGTTTGTCCTGTAGAAGCTATTAGCGAAGAATCATAAAAATATTACTTAATATAATTATATTAAATAAAGAAACCGGAACTTGTCTGGTTTCTTTATTAGTATAAAGTGAGTTAAGAAAAAATACTTTGACAGCTTCCCTTATATTAGACTAATTTTTCATAGAAACTTTTTTACCGAATTATTCATCTCAAGTATGAAACTATTGATAATGGGTAAATTATTAATGGAGGTGAAAAGGATGATTGACGTCTATTGTGGTGTGAAGGAATGTAAAAATTTCGATAATGGATTTTGTTCTCTTGAAAATTTACATATTTCTAAAAATAATGAAGAACCCACTCATACTGAAGAAACTAATTGTATGAGTTTTGAATCAAAAGTAATGTAAGACTGAATTAGATATCTTATAGGGGAGGGCAGAAATGAAAAATAAGATTGTTATAGTAGGTGCAGGCTTAGTTGGTGCTACTAGTGCTTATGCGATTATGAATTTGGGTTTGGCTTCAGAAATAGTTTTAATTGATTTAGATAATGAGAGGGCAGAAGGTGAAGCCATGGATCTCAATCATGGAGCAGCCTTTGTAAAACCTGTTCGAATAAAAAGTGGGAATTATGAGGATTGTAAAGATGCCCGATTAATAATCATTTCTGCTGGAGCTAATCAAAAACCTGGAGAAACACGTTTGGATTTAGTAAAGAAAAATACTGAAATATTTAAGAACATAATACCTGAAATAAGAAAATATACTCAAGATGCTATCTTATTGGTAGTTACCAACCCAGTTGATGTTTTAACTTATGTGACTAAGAAAATTTCAGGCTTTCCGACTAATCAGGTTATAGGTTCAGGTACAGTTTTAGATACTTCTAGGTTTCGTTATCTTTTGAGTGATCATTGCAAAATAAGTCCTCAAAATATTCATGCCTATATATTAGGAGAACATGGTGATCATGAAGTGACTGCCTGGAGTCTAACTACTGTTGCTGGAGTAAAATTTGAGGATTACTGTGTTTTATGTGATAATGATTGTGTTAATAGTGATTTTAAAGATGAAATGTCAGGAAAAGTAAGAAATGCAGCATATGAGATTATTGACAAAAAAGGAGCTACTTATTATGCTGTTGGACTAGCAGTTGCGCGTATAGTTGAGGGTATTTTTAGAGATGAAAATACTATTATGACTGTATCTACATGCCTTGACGGAGAATATGGTTTCGACAATGTTGCCCTTAGTCTGCCTTCTATAGTTGGAAGACATGGTATAAAACAGATATTAACTTTAGACCTAAGTCAAGAAGAAGAAGAAAAGTTAAAAGAGGCAGCTTTAGTTTTGCAAGATATAATAAAAGATCTACCTATATAGGAATAAAAAAACTAGTGTATAATACTTAAATTTTTTTAAAACATCTTAGGAATATAAAAAAGGATAAAAAAGCAGGATTTTACTCTTAGTTAAAGAATCTTAATAAGAGAAGTTCTGCTTTTCAAATAAATTTATTTAATTTGAAAAGAAGTATTGTAAGTTCTAAACTTAGCTTGTATTAATCCTAATATTAACTTTTAGACTTAGATGTATAACTAAGAAAAGTTATTAGCTATGAGCAAGTAAGAGAGATATTTTATAAGGAGTTGAATAAGTATGTCATTTTTAGAAAAAGTAGATCCAGAGATTTTAAGTTTAATTAAAGAAGAAGAAGATAGGCAGAGAAGGAATATAGAATTAATCGCCTCTGAAAACTTTGTAAGCGATGCTGTTATGGAAGCAGCAGGTTCCTGTCTAACTAACAAGTATGCAGAGGGATACCCAGCAAAAAGATATTATGGTGGATGTGAGATAGTTGATAAGGTAGAGAATTTAGCTATAGAAAGGGCTAAAAAGATCTTTGATGCCGAACATGTTAATGTTCAGCCTCACTCAGGTTCTCAAGCTAATCAAGCAGTATATTTTGCAATGGTTCCTCAGGGTGGGACAATCTTGGCTATGGATTTGACGCATGGTGGTCATTTAACTCACGGTAGTGCTGTAAATTTGTCAGGAAAATATTTTAATTTTGTTCATTATGGTGTAAGAAAAGAAGATGAGACGATTGATTTTGATCAGGTAGCAAAACTGGCAAAAGAACATAAGCCAAAACTTATTGTTGCCGGAGCTAGTGCTTATCCTGGCATAATTGATTTTGATAAGTTTCGTCAAATAGCTGATGAAAACGATGCTTTATTTATGGTTGACATGGCTCATATTGCTGGTTTAGTAGCAGCAAAATTACATCCTAATCCTGTTCCTGTAGCAGACTTTGTTACTACTACAACTCATAAAACACTAAGAGGAACTAGAGGTGGTATGATAATCTGTAAAGAAGAATATGGGAAAGCTATTAATAAGGCTATTTTCCCTGGTCTACAGGGTGGTCCATTAATGCATATTATAGCAGCTAAGGCAGTTGCCTTTAAAGAGGCTTTAAGCGATGACTTTATAGAATATCAAAAACAAATAATTAAAAATGCCGAAGTACTGTCTGAGGAATTAAAAGCAAATGATTTCAGATTGGTTTCTGGTGGGACCGAAAATCATTTGATGCTGATTGACCTGACAAATAAAGAGATTACTGGGAAAGAAGCAGAAGCTGTTCTTGACCAGGTAGGTATTACTGTAAATAAAAATACTATACCTTTTGAAACAAGAAGTCCTTTTGTAACAAGTGGTATTAGAATAGGTACTCCTGCTGTTACCAGTAAAGGGATGAAAGAAAAAGAAATGAAATTAATTGCAGAGTATATCACAGAGACTCTGGCAAATATTAATAACGAAGAGGAATTATCAAAGATACGAGAGAAAGTATATGAATTATCCTTAAGCTTTGATAAGTAAGTTTCGACTAGTCTAAAAATATTTACGTCAGCAAAAACTTTGATGAGGGCTTTTTAAAAAAACAACTTTCGTAGCTAATTTATTAATAATGATAAATATTTTTAGATATTAAATAGCTGCGAAAGTTGCTTAAATTTGAATATAATATTTAATTGTAGTATAATAAGCTTAAAATTTACATAATAATGGAGGTTTATCTATTGCTCGCATTTAGAATTATTAAAGATACTTTTATAAAGTTTTATGACAAACTTTTCAAACTTATTTTATTGAACTTGATATTAATTACTGCACTGGTAATACCTTTATACATACTTTACCAAGTTGATAACGTAGTTGTTCTTATAATAAGTACATTGTATATATTTGTTTTAATAGGTCCAATGTCTCTTTCAGCTTTAAATTATATTAAAGATGCACTTGACTATACTGAAGATACAACAATTAAAGATTTTTTAAGAGGTATTAAAGAAAATTTTTCTAGAGGTTTTTTTGCATTTCTATTTACATTAATAGTTTACATAATATTATCTTTTGATGTTTTTTTCTTTTGGACAAGAGCTGATAATATTTTTATGTTTTTTGTAGCTATTATATTTTTATATCTATTTATATGTTTTACTTTTATGCAGATATACTTTTGGGGTTTATTATCGATTAGAGAGAAAGACAGTATTAGATTATGTATAAAGAATTCTTTCATAGTAGCTATTGATAATCTTTTCTCAACATTCTTTTTACTAGTGTTTATGCTTATTTTCGTAAGCTTATGTTTTGTTTTACCTGTAATGGTTCCTTTTTTCCTTCTAAGTACTGTTTTTTTGATCTTTATTATTGCTACAGATTATACTATGGAGAAATATAGAAGTATAGAAGAAGAGGCTATACCAGATGCGGAAATAAGAGAAGGGCTGGCTGAAGATATAGATGCAAAAGAAATTCAGGATAATAATGACTCAGATAGTTAAAATATTTAAAATAAAGGGTCTGAATAAAAAATATTATTGATTGGTGGGGTATATATGAAAGAATATTTCATTGGTGTTGATCTTGGGGGAACTAAAATACTTACTGCAGTAAGTGACTCAAAAGGGAATATAATTGAGAAGGTAAAGGTAGCTACTGAGGCTTTAAAAGGCCAAGAACAAGTTATTAATAATATCGTTAGGAGTATCGAAGAAGTACTTAAAAAGTCTAATATTGATAAAAAAGAAATTATAAGAATGGGACTGGGTACTCCAGGTCCATTAAATATAAATGAGGGTCTTGTATATGAAGCACCTAATCTCAATTGGAAAAATGTAGCTATTGTCGATATTTTAAAAGAGAAAACTGGAATAGACATCAATTTAGAAAATGATGCTAATGCGGCAGCTCTTGGAGAAAAGTGGTTTGGTGCAGGTAGAAATGTAGATAATATGATATATATGACTGTTAGTACTGGTATTGGTGGAGGTATTATTATAGATAAAAAAATTCTCCATGGTGTTAGCGATACAGCTGGTGAAATAGGACATTTTGTAATACAGACAGATGGACCAATATGTGGCTGTGGTAATCATGGTTGTTTTGAAGCAGTGGCTTCAGGTACGGCTGTAAATAGGATTGGTATGTACTTAGCTGCAATGCATCCAGATAGTTTGCTATATTCTTTGGTTGATGGAGATATAACAAAGATAGATGGCAAAGTCATTTCAGAAGCTGCTATAAAAGGAGATAAGTATGCTTTACAAATTTGGGATGATGAAGCAAGATATCTGGGAATTGGTATAGCGAATCTTATCAATATTTTTAATACCGGTACTATCGTACTTGGTGGAGGTGTCATGAATTCCTGGGATTTGATTATAGATAAGATGACAGAGACAATAAAAGATTACGCTTTTGAAAGTGCTTATACTAAAGTGGATATTAAAAAGTCTTCCTTAGGAGATGAAGTTGGTGTCCAGGGAGCAATAGCAGTGGCTATGGGGGACAGATTATTATCGTGAGAGAGAAACATATAAAAGTAGAAGAGATAATAGAAAAGTTTGATCTTAAGGTTTTAGCTGGTAATCCAGAGGGAAAATTAGTAAGGGTTAGTGATATAAAGAGACCAGGAGTGGAATTAGCAGGATTTTGGAAGTATTTTTCACCTGAACGGGTTCAGTTACTAGGGATGACAGAAATTTCCTTCTTGAAGGAACTTAGTACTAGTATATTAAGAAAGAGAATAAAAAAGCTTTTTTCATATAATCTATCATGTATTATTGTAGCACGTAGTTTAGAACCTCCACAAGTTATGATAGATGAGGCCAATAAGAATTCGATCCCTGTTTTAAGCACTTCTATAGCAACAACACGCTTTTTAAGCTTATTAACAAATTATTTTGAAGAATCATTAGCTCAGGAAAAGTCCATTCATGGAGTTTTAGTTGATATCTATGGTATTGGTGTTTTAATTTCGGGTAAAAGTGGTATAGGAAAAAGTGAAACTGCAGTACAGTTAGTAAAAAGAGGACATAGACTAGTTGCAGATGATATTATTATAGTTAAAAAAATTGGCGAGAGACAACTGATTGGGACTGCTCCTGAGGTTTCCAGGCATTTTTTAGAGATTAGAGGCATAGGTATTATTAATGTTAGGACATTATTTGGAGCTGGAGCTGTTAAGGATCGTACTGAGATAAATATGATTGCTAAGTTAGAATTTTGGCAGGAAAATAAGACCTATGAACGATTAGGTATTGATAATATATATGAAAAAGTAATGGGAATCGAAGTGCCTCAGCTTATAATACCCGTGAAGCCGGGCAGAAATATGGCTATGGTACTGGAAATTGCAGCTATGAATTCTAGAATGAAGTCTATGGGCTATAATGCTGCTAAAGATTTTTCAAGCAAAATCAATAATATGATGAGGGATTCTGAATAATTGGAGGTTAATCAAGATGAAAGATAAGCGAATTGCAAATTTCTTTCTTTTGCTCTTGTGTATTACGTTTATTTTTTCTTTTTCTTTGCTGGCAAATGATAATCTTTTAATTAATATTAGTGATCCTGTTGGTGACGATTTTGGTCCTGGAACTTATAAGTATCCTGCTAATGAAATATTTGCTTCAGAGGGTTTATTTGATATTACTAATTTTGCTATACGTAGGCTTGGAGAGAATTATAGATTTGAATTCACCTTTAATCAGCTAAATGATCCCTGGAACAGTCAATATGGTTTTAGTCTTCCTTTGATTCATCTCTATCTAGCTAATGATGAAGATAATGGATCATATGAACTTTTTCAAGAAGGTGCCAATGTAAGGTTGAATCCTAAATACCCTTGGAATAGACTTATTCAGATAAGTGGTTGGTGGGTTAGATTATATACACCTAATATGGAGATGGAAAGTTTTGAAACTGATTTTTTAGATGTGAGACATCCAGCTGAGTTAGAAGACCCAGATATAAGTATTAGAGCTAATACTATAATATTAAATATTGAGAAAGAGCTTTTAGGGAATTTGGAAGAAGGATATTTTTATTTGCTGGTAGGTGGATTTGACCCTTTTGGACCAGATCATTTTCGCACTATTCGACCAAGTATATCTTCCTGGTATTTTGCAGATTTAGAGAGTGATAATTTAGAATATGCTCCGAGAGTTTTAGATATTATTTTACCAGAGACTAAGGATCAAGCTACGATATTATCTGACTTTAGCGATGATTATCCTTTGATTTATCCAATATATTTTCAAACTAGTAGTGAAACTACAAATCAGCATATTATTTATCCGATTATTGTGATTCTTATTTTGATATTATTGCTAGTAATTATTAAGAATAATAAATTTCCTTTGTTTAATAATAAGTAGTAGATTAAATTAAATAAAGGAGGAAATTTTTAATGGATGACCACGGTATAACTGTAAGCCCAACACCAATAACTGCCGGAGAAAGAGTAGAGATACAATATAATGGACTCTTATCTCGCTCTGGTGCAGAGGAAGTTTATCTTCATGCAGGTTTTGGTTTAGATAATCAATGGGAAAATGTAATGAATATTAAGATGCATAAAGAGGGTATGAGTTGGAAGGCAGATTGTGCTGTTGAGACTGACAAACGCTTTTATTTTTGTTTTCATGATAATGCTGACAATTGGGATAATAACAATGGTTATAATTGGAGTTTTGAAGTTCATAATGGAAAGTTGTACTAAGGATAGTGTATAAAGTTACTAGTTATAGGCCGCCTACTATGGCGGCTTTATTTACATAAAACAAAGTTAATTATGTAAGTTATAAAATTATGAGGGGTGTTTTTAATGGGAAGAGTAAAAAGAATGGTGAATATATTTTTATCACCAACAGAGGTTTTTGAGGAATTAAAAGAAAAGAGTGACTGGTTGATTCCTCTTTTATTAATTTTGATTGTATCATTGCTTTTAAGTTATTTTATTCTTGACGTAACTATTCCTACAATGATTGAAGAAGTACATGCCAATCCTGATTTGTCTGCAATGGAGAGGGAGCAGCAAATTGCTTACTTAGAAAGCCCTATAATGTATGTTAGCTCTGTTATTGGGGGCTTTCTAGGAAATATTATAATCTATCTTATATTAGCTGGGGTTTTTGTTTTAATAAGTTTTGTTTTTGGTGGAGAGAAGATAGCATTTAAAAATATTTTCTCTGGAGCTGTATATGTTGGGCTTATTGGTATTCTTGCTTCTATTTTTGCAGGACTTATTACATATTCTACAGGAGAACTTAGTACAGGTTTAACCCTGGGATTGTTTTTGCCTGCAAGTGGTTATTTAGAACGATTAATTGGTGGCATCAGTATCTTTGGAATCTGGCAAGTAATTTTATACTCTTTGATGTTAATGGTTTTTTATAATTATAGCAAGAAAAAGGCTTTTTCAATAATGTTTGCTCTTTATGGTGGAATGGTATTTATTCTTTCTCTATTCTATTTTATACCAGGGTTTTAGTGAGTTCTAGGCAGTTATAAAATTAAAAATTTATGCTTTAAATAAAATATAAAAAATACTCTTCTTAAAAAGTAGTAGAAATAAAGCTACTGGCAAGAAGAGTATTTTTTTCTTCTTGAAGAAAAAAATACATAGTGATATAATGTAATTGTTGCAAATTTTTACTTATTTTTATTACATAATGTACTAGATAGATATTTAAGTGATCTAGTCAACTTTATTGACAAGTTTAAGTTATTGATGTTTGCAAACTATATTTTAAAGGGGAGAGAATAATGATTAAGAAAACATTAGCTTTATTACTTATTTTAATATCAATACTTGTATTGATAGCTTGTGATAATGAGACTTTACCTTACCATGTTTTAAGAATTAGGGATAGTCAAGGTGGAACCGTAATAAGAAATCCAAAACAGGATAGATATCTGATTGATACGCACATAAAATTAGAGGCAAAAGCAGATACGAATTGGGAGTTTTCTCATTGGAAAATAAATGGGGAAGATATAAGTGACAATCCTTATGAATTTAAAATAAGTGACGATAAGATTGTAGAAGCGATTTTTAAAGAACAAAATGAATCCAATCAATATAAAGTAATTGTTTCTGAAAGTGATATAGATGGAAAGGGAACTATTAATGTAAGAAGTGAAACTGGATTTGAAGAAGATAATTTTAATCATGGTGAAAAGATAATTCTTGAAGCTAATCCAGATAAGGGTTGGAGTTTTGTACGTTGGAAAGAACGTAATAGTAATTTTCCACATGGAGAAACTGAAATTCACTTAAAGTTTAAAGCGGTAGAGAATCTTACTCTGTCTGCTGAGTTTTTAAAACATTACACAGTAATCTTCGAAGATTATGATGGTAACGTCATAGACTCTCAAAAAGTAAATCATGGAAGCGATGCAACAGCTCCAGATGATCCTGAGAGGAAAGGCTACACTTTCATCGGCTGGAATAGAAGCTTTACTAATGTTACAAGTGATCTAACTGTTTCTGCTACTTATGAAATTAATACTTACACAGTGACATTCAAAGATTTTTATGGAGACGAAATTAAAACAGAAGAGGTAATTTATAAAAGTGAAGCTACAGCTCCAAAAGTCAGTGAAATAGATAATTATACCTTTACAGGATGGGATACTGACTTTACTGAGGTAACTGAAAACTTAGTTGTTAAAGCCATCTATGAAAGTATATACGCTTCTTATTTTGAATTTGAAAATGGTAGGATTACAGGATATAATGTGCAAGATGCTAGTGATAGTTTGGGAGAAGATAAAGCATTACGAGTTATTATTCCTTCGCAAATTGATGGTAATAGTGTTACAGAAATTGCTAGTAGTGCTTTTTATAATAACAATCTAACAGAGATAACTATACCTGAGAGTGTAACTGAAATTGGTAGAGCTGCTTTTTACAAGAACAATTTATCAGGGTTAACTATATCTGATAGTGTTGTTGAAATTGGTGATTATGCTTTTTCTAATAACAGTCTAGCAGAAGTAATTATTGGTAATAGTGTAATTAGAATTGCTGATAGAGCTTTTAAAAATAACCAGCTCAAAAAGGTAACTATACCTAATAGTGTAACTGATATTGGTGTTGCTGCTTTTCGTAGTAATGATCTAACAGAAGTAACTATTGGCAATAGTGTAACTAAAATACGTAATTATGCTTTTAGCGGTAATAATTTAACAGAAATAAAAATACCTTATAGTGTTACTGAAATAGGTCTTTATTCTTTTGGTTTTAATGATTTAATAGAAGTAA
This region of Halanaerobiaceae bacterium ANBcell28 genomic DNA includes:
- the hprK gene encoding HPr(Ser) kinase/phosphatase, coding for MREKHIKVEEIIEKFDLKVLAGNPEGKLVRVSDIKRPGVELAGFWKYFSPERVQLLGMTEISFLKELSTSILRKRIKKLFSYNLSCIIVARSLEPPQVMIDEANKNSIPVLSTSIATTRFLSLLTNYFEESLAQEKSIHGVLVDIYGIGVLISGKSGIGKSETAVQLVKRGHRLVADDIIIVKKIGERQLIGTAPEVSRHFLEIRGIGIINVRTLFGAGAVKDRTEINMIAKLEFWQENKTYERLGIDNIYEKVMGIEVPQLIIPVKPGRNMAMVLEIAAMNSRMKSMGYNAAKDFSSKINNMMRDSE
- a CDS encoding leucine-rich repeat protein produces the protein MIKKTLALLLILISILVLIACDNETLPYHVLRIRDSQGGTVIRNPKQDRYLIDTHIKLEAKADTNWEFSHWKINGEDISDNPYEFKISDDKIVEAIFKEQNESNQYKVIVSESDIDGKGTINVRSETGFEEDNFNHGEKIILEANPDKGWSFVRWKERNSNFPHGETEIHLKFKAVENLTLSAEFLKHYTVIFEDYDGNVIDSQKVNHGSDATAPDDPERKGYTFIGWNRSFTNVTSDLTVSATYEINTYTVTFKDFYGDEIKTEEVIYKSEATAPKVSEIDNYTFTGWDTDFTEVTENLVVKAIYESIYASYFEFENGRITGYNVQDASDSLGEDKALRVIIPSQIDGNSVTEIASSAFYNNNLTEITIPESVTEIGRAAFYKNNLSGLTISDSVVEIGDYAFSNNSLAEVIIGNSVIRIADRAFKNNQLKKVTIPNSVTDIGVAAFRSNDLTEVTIGNSVTKIRNYAFSGNNLTEIKIPYSVTEIGLYSFGFNDLIEVKIPDSVTEIGHYAFRHNDLTKVSIPSNVSIGEDAIRNDFNAFYDDMGKQEGTYILLDGNWESIYASYLEFEDGKIIGYKVEGAINSLGVDKALRVIIPSKIAGNSVTGIGNSAFRFNELREVKIPDSVTEIGVRAFSHNDLTEITIPDNVTLIDQGAFRNNNLTKVKIPDSVTEIASSAFRDNDLTKVSIPSNVSIGEDAIRNDFDVFYDDMGKQEGTYILIDYIWVLE
- a CDS encoding carbohydrate-binding protein — its product is MDDHGITVSPTPITAGERVEIQYNGLLSRSGAEEVYLHAGFGLDNQWENVMNIKMHKEGMSWKADCAVETDKRFYFCFHDNADNWDNNNGYNWSFEVHNGKLY
- a CDS encoding ROK family glucokinase; translation: MKEYFIGVDLGGTKILTAVSDSKGNIIEKVKVATEALKGQEQVINNIVRSIEEVLKKSNIDKKEIIRMGLGTPGPLNINEGLVYEAPNLNWKNVAIVDILKEKTGIDINLENDANAAALGEKWFGAGRNVDNMIYMTVSTGIGGGIIIDKKILHGVSDTAGEIGHFVIQTDGPICGCGNHGCFEAVASGTAVNRIGMYLAAMHPDSLLYSLVDGDITKIDGKVISEAAIKGDKYALQIWDDEARYLGIGIANLINIFNTGTIVLGGGVMNSWDLIIDKMTETIKDYAFESAYTKVDIKKSSLGDEVGVQGAIAVAMGDRLLS
- a CDS encoding DUF1540 domain-containing protein → MIDVYCGVKECKNFDNGFCSLENLHISKNNEEPTHTEETNCMSFESKVM
- a CDS encoding L-lactate dehydrogenase: MKNKIVIVGAGLVGATSAYAIMNLGLASEIVLIDLDNERAEGEAMDLNHGAAFVKPVRIKSGNYEDCKDARLIIISAGANQKPGETRLDLVKKNTEIFKNIIPEIRKYTQDAILLVVTNPVDVLTYVTKKISGFPTNQVIGSGTVLDTSRFRYLLSDHCKISPQNIHAYILGEHGDHEVTAWSLTTVAGVKFEDYCVLCDNDCVNSDFKDEMSGKVRNAAYEIIDKKGATYYAVGLAVARIVEGIFRDENTIMTVSTCLDGEYGFDNVALSLPSIVGRHGIKQILTLDLSQEEEEKLKEAALVLQDIIKDLPI
- a CDS encoding 4Fe-4S binding protein; amino-acid sequence: MTHVISDECILCGACEPECPVDAISQGDSQYEIDADACIDCAACTGVCPVEAISEES
- a CDS encoding glucodextranase DOMON-like domain-containing protein: MKDKRIANFFLLLLCITFIFSFSLLANDNLLINISDPVGDDFGPGTYKYPANEIFASEGLFDITNFAIRRLGENYRFEFTFNQLNDPWNSQYGFSLPLIHLYLANDEDNGSYELFQEGANVRLNPKYPWNRLIQISGWWVRLYTPNMEMESFETDFLDVRHPAELEDPDISIRANTIILNIEKELLGNLEEGYFYLLVGGFDPFGPDHFRTIRPSISSWYFADLESDNLEYAPRVLDIILPETKDQATILSDFSDDYPLIYPIYFQTSSETTNQHIIYPIIVILILILLLVIIKNNKFPLFNNK
- a CDS encoding YIP1 family protein, translating into MGRVKRMVNIFLSPTEVFEELKEKSDWLIPLLLILIVSLLLSYFILDVTIPTMIEEVHANPDLSAMEREQQIAYLESPIMYVSSVIGGFLGNIIIYLILAGVFVLISFVFGGEKIAFKNIFSGAVYVGLIGILASIFAGLITYSTGELSTGLTLGLFLPASGYLERLIGGISIFGIWQVILYSLMLMVFYNYSKKKAFSIMFALYGGMVFILSLFYFIPGF
- the glyA gene encoding serine hydroxymethyltransferase; amino-acid sequence: MSFLEKVDPEILSLIKEEEDRQRRNIELIASENFVSDAVMEAAGSCLTNKYAEGYPAKRYYGGCEIVDKVENLAIERAKKIFDAEHVNVQPHSGSQANQAVYFAMVPQGGTILAMDLTHGGHLTHGSAVNLSGKYFNFVHYGVRKEDETIDFDQVAKLAKEHKPKLIVAGASAYPGIIDFDKFRQIADENDALFMVDMAHIAGLVAAKLHPNPVPVADFVTTTTHKTLRGTRGGMIICKEEYGKAINKAIFPGLQGGPLMHIIAAKAVAFKEALSDDFIEYQKQIIKNAEVLSEELKANDFRLVSGGTENHLMLIDLTNKEITGKEAEAVLDQVGITVNKNTIPFETRSPFVTSGIRIGTPAVTSKGMKEKEMKLIAEYITETLANINNEEELSKIREKVYELSLSFDK